In one window of Myxocyprinus asiaticus isolate MX2 ecotype Aquarium Trade chromosome 43, UBuf_Myxa_2, whole genome shotgun sequence DNA:
- the LOC127433202 gene encoding C-type lectin domain family 4 member M-like isoform X3 yields the protein MFQIHTAESVYENINIDWAEEMKREDGEEMNIYINADTISSHVVRTETEDTKRHKTPHRTGSECVRNRNFRAATVCLGVLCVLLLTAVIVLCVQLFRKTRQDQFNTKNKNIFEEREQLLTNNTKLTEERDQLLNNNTNLTKERDGLTNENHDLTKQSEQFNQEKNELQKTLREMDGWIYYQFSFYYISSEIKSWNESRRYCIEKGADLMIINNTKKQDFLKENSGKENVWIGLTDSEKEGTWKWVNGKTLNSGFWRFGQPDGQRTENCALITSSEVLVVAK from the exons ATGTTTCAGATACATACAGCGGAGAGTGTTTATGAGAATATAAACATCGATTGGGCAGAGGAGATGAAGAGAGAAGATGGTGAGGAGATGAATATATATATCAATGCAGACACCATAAGCAGTCATGTTGTCAGGACAGAGACAGAGGACACAAAGAGACACAAAACACCTCATCGTACAG GAAGTgagtgtgtgaggaacagaaactTCAGAGCAGCTACAGTGTGTTTGGGggtgctgtgtgttcttctgcTGACTGCAGTCATAGTGCTGTGTGTTCAACTCTTTAGAAAGACCAGACAAGACCAGTTTAACACCAagaataaaaacatatttgaagAGAGAGAACAGCTTCTTACCAATAATACTAAACTCACAGAAGAGAGAGACCAGCTACTCAACAACAATACAAACTTGACAAAAGAGAGGGATGGATTAACAAATGAGAATCACGACCTAACTAAACAAAGTGAACAGTTCAATCAGGAGAAGAATGAACTGCAGAAGACTCTTCGTGAAATGG ATGGATGGATTTACTATCAATTCAGTTTTTACTACATTTCTTCTGAGATAAAGAGCTGGAATGAAAGCAGAAGATACTGTATAGAGAAAGGAGCAGATCTGATGATCATaaacaacacaaagaaacaa GATTTTCTTAAGGAAAATTCTGGTAAAGAAAATGTCTGGATTGGTCTGACTGATAGTGAGAAAGAAGGCACTTGGAAATGGGTGAATGGCAAAACACTGAACTCTGG GTTCTGGAGGTTTGGACAGCCCGATGGTCAAAGAACAGAGAACTGTGCTTTAATTACATCATCAGAG gtcctcgtggtggcgaagtga
- the LOC127433202 gene encoding C-type lectin domain family 4 member M-like isoform X2: MFQIHTAESVYENINIDWAEEMKREDGEEMNIYINADTISSHVVRTETEDTKRHKTPHRTGSECVRNRNFRAATVCLGVLCVLLLTAVIVLCVQLFRKTRQDQFNTKNKNIFEEREQLLTNNTKLTEERDQLLNNNTNLTKERDGLTNENHDLTKQSEQFNQEKNELQKTLREMDGWIYYQFSFYYISSEIKSWNESRRYCIEKGADLMIINNTKKQDFLKENSGKENVWIGLTDSEKEGTWKWVNGKTLNSGFWRFGQPDGQRTENCALITSSELIAINRNIS, encoded by the exons ATGTTTCAGATACATACAGCGGAGAGTGTTTATGAGAATATAAACATCGATTGGGCAGAGGAGATGAAGAGAGAAGATGGTGAGGAGATGAATATATATATCAATGCAGACACCATAAGCAGTCATGTTGTCAGGACAGAGACAGAGGACACAAAGAGACACAAAACACCTCATCGTACAG GAAGTgagtgtgtgaggaacagaaactTCAGAGCAGCTACAGTGTGTTTGGGggtgctgtgtgttcttctgcTGACTGCAGTCATAGTGCTGTGTGTTCAACTCTTTAGAAAGACCAGACAAGACCAGTTTAACACCAagaataaaaacatatttgaagAGAGAGAACAGCTTCTTACCAATAATACTAAACTCACAGAAGAGAGAGACCAGCTACTCAACAACAATACAAACTTGACAAAAGAGAGGGATGGATTAACAAATGAGAATCACGACCTAACTAAACAAAGTGAACAGTTCAATCAGGAGAAGAATGAACTGCAGAAGACTCTTCGTGAAATGG ATGGATGGATTTACTATCAATTCAGTTTTTACTACATTTCTTCTGAGATAAAGAGCTGGAATGAAAGCAGAAGATACTGTATAGAGAAAGGAGCAGATCTGATGATCATaaacaacacaaagaaacaa GATTTTCTTAAGGAAAATTCTGGTAAAGAAAATGTCTGGATTGGTCTGACTGATAGTGAGAAAGAAGGCACTTGGAAATGGGTGAATGGCAAAACACTGAACTCTGG GTTCTGGAGGTTTGGACAGCCCGATGGTCAAAGAACAGAGAACTGTGCTTTAATTACATCATCAGAG ttaattgcgattaatcgtaatatctcatga
- the LOC127433202 gene encoding C-type lectin domain family 4 member M-like isoform X1, producing the protein MFQIHTAESVYENINIDWAEEMKREDGEEMNIYINADTISSHVVRTETEDTKRHKTPHRTGSECVRNRNFRAATVCLGVLCVLLLTAVIVLCVQLFRKTRQDQFNTKNKNIFEEREQLLTNNTKLTEERDQLLNNNTNLTKERDGLTNENHDLTKQSEQFNQEKNELQKTLREMDGWIYYQFSFYYISSEIKSWNESRRYCIEKGADLMIINNTKKQDFLKENSGKENVWIGLTDSEKEGTWKWVNGKTLNSGFWRFGQPDGQRTENCALITSSEVHDYPCNDAFKWICEKSI; encoded by the exons ATGTTTCAGATACATACAGCGGAGAGTGTTTATGAGAATATAAACATCGATTGGGCAGAGGAGATGAAGAGAGAAGATGGTGAGGAGATGAATATATATATCAATGCAGACACCATAAGCAGTCATGTTGTCAGGACAGAGACAGAGGACACAAAGAGACACAAAACACCTCATCGTACAG GAAGTgagtgtgtgaggaacagaaactTCAGAGCAGCTACAGTGTGTTTGGGggtgctgtgtgttcttctgcTGACTGCAGTCATAGTGCTGTGTGTTCAACTCTTTAGAAAGACCAGACAAGACCAGTTTAACACCAagaataaaaacatatttgaagAGAGAGAACAGCTTCTTACCAATAATACTAAACTCACAGAAGAGAGAGACCAGCTACTCAACAACAATACAAACTTGACAAAAGAGAGGGATGGATTAACAAATGAGAATCACGACCTAACTAAACAAAGTGAACAGTTCAATCAGGAGAAGAATGAACTGCAGAAGACTCTTCGTGAAATGG ATGGATGGATTTACTATCAATTCAGTTTTTACTACATTTCTTCTGAGATAAAGAGCTGGAATGAAAGCAGAAGATACTGTATAGAGAAAGGAGCAGATCTGATGATCATaaacaacacaaagaaacaa GATTTTCTTAAGGAAAATTCTGGTAAAGAAAATGTCTGGATTGGTCTGACTGATAGTGAGAAAGAAGGCACTTGGAAATGGGTGAATGGCAAAACACTGAACTCTGG GTTCTGGAGGTTTGGACAGCCCGATGGTCAAAGAACAGAGAACTGTGCTTTAATTACATCATCAGAGGTGCATGATTATCCATGTAATGATGCCTTTAAATGGATTTGTGAGAAgagcatttaa
- the LOC127433203 gene encoding CD209 antigen-like protein C, whose product MKREDGEEMNIYANADTISSHVVRTETEDTKRHKTPHRTGSECVRNRNFRAATVCLGVLCVLLLTAVIVLCVQLFRKTRQDQFNPKNKNIFEEREQLLTNNTKLTEERDQLLNNNTNLTKERDGLTNENHDLTKQSEQFNQEKNELQKTLREMDGWIYYQFSFYYISSEIKSWNESRRYCIEKGADLMIINNTKEQDFLKENSGKENVWIGLTDSEKEGTWKWVNGKTLNSGFWRFGQPDGQRTENCALITSSEVHDYPCNDTFKWICEKSI is encoded by the exons ATGAAGAGAGAAGATGGTGAGGAGATGAATATATATGCCAATGCAGACACCATAAGCAGTCATGTTGTCAGGACAGAGACAGAGGACACAAAGAGACACAAAACACCTCATCGTACAG GAAGTgagtgtgtgaggaacagaaactTCAGAGCAGCTACAGTGTGTTTGGGggtgctgtgtgttcttctgcTGACTGCAGTCATAGTGCTGTGTGTTCAACTCTTTAGAAAGACCAGACAAGACCAGTTTAACCCCAagaataaaaacatatttgaagAGAGAGAACAGCTTCTTACCAATAATACTAAACTCACAGAAGAGAGAGACCAGCTACTCAACAACAATACAAACTTGACAAAAGAGAGGGATGGATTAACAAATGAGAATCACGACCTAACTAAACAAAGTGAACAGTTCAATCAGGAGAAGAATGAACTGCAGAAGACTCTTCGTGAAATGG ATGGATGGATTTACTATCAATTCAGTTTTTACTACATTTCTTCTGAGATAAAGAGCTGGAATGAAAGCAGAAGATACTGTATAGAGAAAGGAGCAGATCTGATGATCATAAACAACACAAaggaacaa GATTTTCTTAAGGAAAATTCTGGTAAAGAAAATGTCTGGATTGGTCTGACTGATAGTGAGAAAGAAGGCACGTGGAAATGGGTGAATGGCAAAACACTGAACTCTGG GTTCTGGAGGTTTGGACAGCCCGATGGTCAAAGAACAGAGAACTGTGCTTTAATTACATCATCAGAGGTGCATGATTATCCATGTAATGATACCTTTAAATGGATTTGTGAGAAgagcatttaa